Proteins encoded within one genomic window of Corynebacterium aurimucosum:
- a CDS encoding MFS transporter: MVSQKWFRVALGMFLVACGANLFAPMVVVYQVTTELGVLQTTFLFGIYALGIMVALFIGGPLSDSLGRRAIMRPAVLITTAGSLVFLSGAGGAFLPLLLGRLCAGAAVGLAMSSGAAWIKELSTHLSVGAKRSSIALSAGFASAPGVAGTAAEFLPWPTVLPYLLHIGLALVVVPLVWTVPEQKAVQTASSRRSLIPTSLLSPRYLPVVAYAPWVFGSATTAFVFLPSQLSEHLRHPILIAGLCALLTMGSGVVIQQLAGCIRVTAFHGMVLAAIGMALCLVILAAAEHNWAVFLLPLAAIIMGSSYGIGMLSGLAETQAIAHPAELGAATGVFYSLTYLGFFAPFILSLLGPVTGYSTAFIIGLAVAALTAVALRLRFKG, translated from the coding sequence ATGGTTTCTCAGAAGTGGTTCCGCGTCGCTTTAGGCATGTTCCTCGTCGCCTGCGGCGCTAATCTCTTCGCCCCGATGGTCGTGGTCTACCAAGTCACCACCGAACTAGGGGTTCTGCAAACGACCTTCCTCTTCGGCATCTATGCCCTCGGCATCATGGTGGCTCTCTTCATTGGCGGCCCACTTTCCGATTCGCTGGGCCGCCGAGCCATCATGCGCCCAGCCGTCCTCATCACCACTGCTGGCTCACTGGTCTTCCTCAGCGGCGCAGGCGGTGCCTTCCTCCCCTTGTTGCTCGGCCGCCTGTGTGCCGGGGCTGCGGTGGGCCTGGCCATGTCTTCCGGTGCTGCTTGGATCAAGGAGCTCAGCACCCACCTCAGCGTTGGCGCGAAGCGTTCCTCTATCGCACTGTCAGCCGGCTTCGCGTCGGCACCCGGCGTTGCCGGTACCGCCGCGGAGTTCCTCCCCTGGCCCACCGTCCTGCCTTATCTCTTGCACATCGGCCTAGCGCTCGTCGTGGTCCCCCTCGTGTGGACCGTGCCTGAACAGAAAGCTGTCCAAACGGCTTCGTCGCGCCGTTCTTTAATCCCCACCAGCCTGCTTAGCCCCCGCTACCTACCGGTCGTGGCCTATGCACCGTGGGTCTTCGGCTCCGCCACCACCGCCTTCGTCTTCCTGCCCTCACAGCTCAGCGAGCACTTGCGCCATCCCATTCTCATCGCTGGCCTGTGTGCCCTACTCACCATGGGCAGCGGCGTAGTCATTCAACAGCTCGCGGGCTGCATCCGCGTGACCGCGTTCCATGGCATGGTGCTGGCCGCCATAGGCATGGCCCTGTGCCTCGTCATCCTCGCCGCGGCGGAACATAACTGGGCAGTTTTCCTTCTGCCTCTCGCGGCCATCATCATGGGCAGCTCCTATGGAATTGGCATGCTCAGCGGTCTCGCGGAAACCCAAGCCATCGCGCACCCGGCGGAGCTTGGGGCAGCAACGGGGGTGTTTTATTCGCTGACCTATCTGGGCTTCTTTGCCCCCTTCATTCTCTCGCTTTTGGGCCCTGTCACAGGCTATTCCACCGCCTTCATCATTGGACTCGCTGTCGCGGCGCTGACTGCCGTGGCGCTGCGCCTCCGCTTTAAGGGGTAA
- the sucB gene encoding 2-oxoglutarate dehydrogenase, E2 component, dihydrolipoamide succinyltransferase: protein MAHSVVMPELGESVTEGTITQWLKSVGDTVEVDEPLLEVSTDKVDTEIPSPVAGTILEIKAEEDDTVDVGEVIAIIGDEGESAPAAEESEDSSEKAAETPDKPAEDAESAAPAASGDATDVEMPELGESVTEGTITQWLKSVGDTVEVDEPLLEVSTDKVDTEIPSPVAGTLVEILAEEDDTVDVGAVIARVGDGSAAASEKPAAKEEKAEPKAEEKKEEPKAEEKSEDKPAASGDATDVEMPELGESVTEGTITQWLKSVGDTVEVDEPLLEVSTDKVDTEIPSPVAGTLVEILAEEDDTVDVGAVIARVGDGSAAASEKPAAKEEKKEEPKAEEKKEEPKAEEKKPAASQPSEPKTSETSTKVNNGDNVPYVTPLVRKLAEKHGVDLSTVSGTGVGGRIRKQDVLAAAGEGEAPASSASASSSNPRARWSTKSVDPEKQELIGTTQKVNRIREITATKMVEALQISAQLTHVQEVDMTAIWDMRKQSKQAFIDKYEANLSFLPFIVKATVEALVSHPNVNASYNPETKEMTYHADVNVAIAVDTPKGLLTPVIHKAQELTLPEIAQKIAELADKARNNKLKPNDLTGATFTVTNIGSEGALLDTPILVPPQAGILGTAAITKRAVVVTEDGQDAIAIRQMCYLPFTYDHQVVDGADAGRFITTIKDRLETADFEADLDL, encoded by the coding sequence ATGGCACACTCTGTTGTGATGCCCGAACTGGGCGAATCTGTAACCGAAGGCACGATTACCCAGTGGCTGAAGTCCGTCGGTGACACCGTTGAGGTCGACGAACCTTTGCTCGAGGTCTCCACCGACAAGGTCGACACCGAAATCCCTTCCCCGGTCGCCGGCACCATCCTCGAAATCAAGGCTGAGGAAGATGACACCGTAGACGTGGGCGAGGTCATCGCGATCATCGGTGATGAGGGCGAGTCCGCACCAGCTGCCGAGGAGTCGGAGGACTCTTCTGAGAAGGCTGCCGAGACCCCGGACAAGCCTGCTGAGGACGCCGAGTCTGCGGCTCCCGCTGCTTCTGGTGACGCCACCGACGTGGAGATGCCGGAGCTTGGTGAGTCCGTCACCGAGGGCACCATCACCCAGTGGCTGAAGTCCGTCGGCGACACCGTCGAGGTCGACGAACCACTCCTCGAGGTCTCCACCGACAAGGTCGACACCGAAATCCCGTCCCCGGTCGCCGGCACCCTCGTTGAAATCCTCGCCGAGGAAGATGACACCGTCGACGTCGGCGCCGTCATCGCCCGCGTAGGCGACGGCTCCGCCGCAGCCTCCGAGAAGCCTGCCGCCAAGGAAGAAAAGGCAGAGCCGAAGGCAGAAGAAAAGAAGGAAGAGCCCAAGGCCGAAGAGAAGTCCGAGGACAAGCCCGCTGCTTCTGGTGACGCCACCGACGTAGAGATGCCGGAGCTCGGTGAGTCCGTCACCGAGGGCACCATCACCCAGTGGCTGAAGTCCGTCGGCGACACCGTCGAGGTCGACGAACCACTCCTCGAGGTCTCCACCGACAAGGTCGACACCGAAATCCCGTCCCCGGTCGCCGGCACCCTCGTTGAAATCCTCGCCGAAGAAGACGACACCGTCGACGTCGGCGCCGTCATCGCCCGCGTAGGCGACGGCTCCGCCGCAGCCTCCGAAAAGCCTGCCGCCAAGGAAGAAAAGAAGGAAGAGCCCAAGGCCGAAGAGAAGAAGGAAGAGCCGAAGGCAGAGGAGAAGAAGCCTGCTGCTTCCCAGCCCTCGGAGCCGAAGACATCCGAGACTTCCACCAAGGTCAACAACGGCGATAACGTCCCGTACGTCACCCCGCTGGTGCGCAAGCTGGCTGAAAAGCACGGCGTGGACCTCTCCACTGTCTCTGGCACTGGCGTCGGCGGCCGCATCCGCAAGCAGGACGTCTTGGCCGCTGCTGGCGAGGGTGAAGCTCCGGCTTCCTCCGCTAGCGCATCCTCCAGTAACCCGCGTGCTCGCTGGTCCACCAAGTCCGTGGATCCGGAGAAGCAGGAGCTCATCGGCACCACCCAGAAGGTCAACCGTATCCGCGAGATCACGGCGACCAAGATGGTTGAGGCCCTCCAGATTTCCGCTCAGCTGACCCACGTCCAGGAAGTCGATATGACCGCCATCTGGGATATGCGCAAGCAGTCCAAGCAGGCGTTCATTGATAAGTACGAGGCCAACCTCTCCTTCCTGCCGTTCATTGTGAAGGCCACCGTTGAGGCACTGGTCTCCCACCCGAACGTCAACGCTTCCTACAACCCGGAGACCAAGGAGATGACCTACCACGCTGACGTCAACGTGGCCATCGCCGTGGACACCCCGAAGGGCCTGCTGACCCCGGTCATCCACAAGGCCCAGGAACTGACGCTGCCGGAGATTGCCCAGAAGATCGCCGAGCTGGCTGACAAGGCACGCAACAACAAGCTCAAGCCGAACGATCTGACCGGTGCGACCTTCACCGTGACCAACATCGGCTCCGAGGGCGCCCTGCTGGATACCCCGATTCTGGTTCCGCCGCAGGCCGGCATCCTGGGCACCGCCGCTATCACCAAGCGCGCGGTCGTCGTGACCGAGGACGGCCAGGACGCCATCGCCATCCGCCAGATGTGCTACCTGCCGTTCACCTACGACCACCAGGTGGTCGACGGTGCCGACGCTGGTCGCTTCATCACGACCATCAAGGACCGCCTCGAAACCGCAGATTTCGAAGCCGACCTTGACCTCTAA
- the lipA gene encoding lipoyl synthase, whose protein sequence is MLRIEKKNAESPIEQKPRWIRNQVRTGPGYEDMKSRVSGASLHTVCQEAGCPNIHECWESREATFLIGGDKCTRRCDFCDIATGKPAELDRDEPRRVAENIQEMDLNYTTITGVTRDDLPDEGAWLYAEVVRKIHELNPHTGVENLTPDFSGKPDLLQEVFEARPEVFAHNLETVPRIFKRIRPAFRYERSLDVIRQAHDFGLITKSNLILGMGETAEEIEEALRDLRSAGCDIITITQYLRPGPRFHPIERWVRPEEFVEHSKLAKELGFGGVMSGPLVRSSYRAGRLYVQAMEARGLELPENLKHLAETSQGATAQEASTLLEKYGPSEETPVTTRMVKTPTGAANPNSAASTIR, encoded by the coding sequence ATGCTCCGCATTGAGAAGAAAAATGCGGAGTCGCCCATCGAACAGAAGCCACGCTGGATCCGCAACCAGGTTCGCACCGGCCCTGGTTATGAGGACATGAAATCTCGCGTGTCTGGTGCTTCTCTGCACACTGTGTGCCAGGAGGCTGGCTGCCCCAATATTCATGAGTGCTGGGAATCGCGCGAGGCTACCTTCCTCATCGGCGGCGACAAGTGCACTCGCCGCTGTGATTTCTGCGATATCGCTACCGGTAAGCCAGCGGAACTGGACCGCGACGAGCCGCGCCGCGTCGCCGAGAACATCCAGGAGATGGATCTCAACTACACCACCATCACCGGCGTGACCCGCGATGATCTGCCCGACGAGGGTGCCTGGCTCTACGCCGAGGTGGTGCGCAAGATTCATGAGCTCAACCCACACACCGGCGTGGAGAACCTCACCCCGGATTTCTCCGGTAAGCCGGATTTGCTCCAAGAGGTTTTTGAAGCCCGCCCTGAGGTCTTCGCCCACAACCTGGAGACGGTACCGCGCATCTTCAAGCGCATTCGCCCGGCCTTCCGCTATGAGCGTTCACTCGACGTCATCCGCCAGGCCCACGACTTCGGTTTGATCACCAAGTCCAACCTCATCCTGGGCATGGGCGAAACCGCCGAGGAGATTGAGGAAGCACTGCGCGACCTGCGCTCGGCAGGCTGCGACATCATCACGATCACCCAGTACCTGCGCCCCGGCCCGCGCTTCCACCCGATCGAGCGCTGGGTGCGCCCGGAGGAATTCGTGGAGCACTCCAAGCTGGCCAAGGAGCTCGGCTTCGGCGGCGTCATGTCCGGCCCGCTGGTCCGCTCCTCCTACCGCGCTGGCCGCCTCTACGTGCAGGCCATGGAAGCCCGCGGGCTTGAGCTTCCGGAGAACCTGAAGCACTTGGCTGAGACTTCCCAGGGTGCTACCGCCCAGGAGGCCTCCACGCTTCTGGAGAAGTACGGCCCCTCCGAGGAAACTCCGGTGACCACGCGCATGGTTAAGACCCCGACTGGTGCAGCGAACCCGAACTCTGCGGCGTCCACTATTCGCTAG
- the lipB gene encoding lipoyl(octanoyl) transferase LipB, whose amino-acid sequence MTAPREPFFPADRSIRASDEPLEIRRLGRMGYQEAWDLQAELAAARAAGTQGDVILVVEHPNVYTAGKRTQPEEMPDNGLPVIDVDRGGRITWHGEGQLVVYPIIKLAEPVDVVDYVRRLEEAIIQAVRELGVSTAGRIDGRSGVWVPSTTRAADPAAPKRDRKLGALGIRITRGVTMHGLALNCTNTLEYYEHIVACGIDDADVSTLSLELGREVTIQEAEAPLLDALLKALSGELTVADHTFASAPDPIKVANEKARQARKAAEGK is encoded by the coding sequence ATGACTGCTCCCCGCGAACCTTTCTTTCCCGCCGACCGCTCCATCCGCGCTTCTGACGAGCCACTGGAGATCCGCCGCTTGGGCCGCATGGGTTACCAAGAAGCATGGGATCTGCAGGCCGAGCTCGCCGCGGCGCGGGCGGCGGGCACGCAGGGGGATGTCATCCTCGTAGTGGAGCACCCCAACGTCTACACCGCCGGCAAGCGCACCCAGCCGGAAGAAATGCCCGATAATGGCCTGCCGGTCATTGACGTTGACCGCGGCGGGCGCATCACCTGGCACGGTGAGGGCCAGCTGGTGGTCTACCCCATTATCAAGCTGGCGGAGCCGGTCGACGTCGTTGACTACGTCCGCCGCCTCGAGGAAGCCATCATCCAGGCCGTCCGTGAACTCGGCGTGAGCACCGCCGGGCGCATCGATGGCCGCTCTGGCGTGTGGGTCCCCTCCACCACCCGCGCCGCCGATCCGGCCGCTCCGAAGCGCGACCGCAAACTAGGCGCCCTGGGCATCCGCATTACCCGCGGCGTGACCATGCACGGCCTCGCCCTCAATTGCACCAATACCCTGGAATACTACGAGCACATCGTCGCCTGCGGCATCGACGATGCCGACGTGTCAACCCTCTCGCTAGAGCTTGGCCGCGAGGTCACCATTCAGGAAGCGGAAGCGCCGCTTCTCGACGCCCTCCTCAAAGCCCTTTCCGGCGAACTTACCGTGGCCGACCACACCTTTGCTTCGGCGCCTGATCCCATCAAGGTGGCCAACGAGAAGGCGCGCCAAGCCCGCAAAGCAGCTGAAGGAAAATAG
- the gcvT gene encoding glycine cleavage system aminomethyltransferase GcvT → MTDYLHSPLHAEHEKLGATFTPFGPWEMPLKYDNELEEHRAVRNAAGLFDLSHMGEIWVNGPDAAEFLSYCFISNLVPLKEGKAKYSMICAEDGGIMDDLITYRLEETKFLVVPNAGNADTVWEALNERAEGFDVDLKNESRDVAMIAVQGPKALEILVPLVEDTKQQAVMDLPYYAAMTGKVARKYAFICRTGYTGEDGFELIVYNSDAPELWEELLKAGEEYGIKPCGLAARDSLRLEAGMPLYGNELTRDITPVEAGMSRAFAKKEQDFVGSEVLRQRAEEGPQAVITGLVSSQRRAARAGSEVYVGENKVGTVTSGQPSPTLGHPVALALIDTAAGLEPGAAVEVDIRGKRYPFEVSALPFYKRDK, encoded by the coding sequence ATGACTGACTACCTGCACTCCCCGCTGCACGCTGAGCACGAGAAACTCGGCGCTACCTTCACGCCCTTTGGGCCGTGGGAAATGCCGCTGAAGTATGACAACGAGCTTGAGGAGCACCGCGCGGTGCGTAATGCCGCGGGCCTCTTCGACCTGTCCCACATGGGTGAAATCTGGGTCAACGGCCCAGACGCCGCCGAGTTCCTCTCCTACTGCTTCATTTCCAACCTGGTGCCTCTCAAGGAGGGCAAGGCGAAGTACTCCATGATCTGTGCTGAGGATGGCGGCATCATGGATGACCTCATCACCTACCGCCTGGAAGAAACCAAGTTCCTGGTCGTGCCCAATGCCGGCAACGCCGACACCGTGTGGGAGGCCCTCAACGAGCGCGCTGAGGGCTTCGACGTGGACCTGAAGAACGAGTCCCGCGATGTGGCCATGATTGCTGTCCAAGGCCCGAAGGCGCTGGAGATCCTCGTCCCGCTGGTGGAGGACACCAAGCAGCAGGCCGTGATGGACCTGCCCTATTACGCTGCGATGACCGGCAAGGTGGCCCGCAAGTACGCGTTTATCTGCCGCACCGGCTACACCGGCGAGGACGGATTCGAGCTCATCGTCTACAACTCCGATGCCCCGGAGCTGTGGGAAGAGCTGCTCAAGGCCGGCGAGGAATACGGTATTAAGCCCTGCGGCTTGGCAGCGCGCGACTCCCTGCGCTTGGAGGCGGGCATGCCGCTCTACGGCAATGAGCTCACCCGCGATATCACCCCGGTAGAAGCCGGGATGTCCCGCGCCTTTGCCAAGAAGGAGCAGGACTTCGTGGGCTCTGAGGTGCTGCGCCAGCGCGCTGAGGAAGGCCCGCAGGCCGTTATCACCGGATTGGTCTCTTCCCAGCGCCGCGCGGCCCGTGCGGGCTCCGAGGTCTACGTGGGTGAGAACAAGGTAGGCACGGTGACCTCCGGCCAGCCCTCCCCCACCCTGGGGCACCCTGTGGCACTCGCGCTCATCGATACCGCAGCTGGCCTCGAGCCGGGTGCGGCCGTCGAGGTGGATATCCGCGGCAAGCGCTACCCCTTCGAGGTTTCCGCGCTGCCCTTCTACAAGCGCGATAAGTAA
- a CDS encoding oxidoreductase has translation MFNPFRRNSSKSQLRPPRAPGETIRAEDAQELQAWVQGRAYVEAFVEPETVVNEMSVVVVDESGAFIRRRIGGPKGIDAVAKLLGCDVYDVEETGYPQRMRERIERERILRKREEQRERRERFEQRQQQNERDDR, from the coding sequence ATGTTCAACCCCTTCCGCCGCAATAGCTCTAAGTCCCAACTGCGCCCACCCCGCGCACCGGGGGAGACCATTCGCGCTGAAGATGCGCAGGAGCTTCAAGCCTGGGTTCAAGGGCGGGCCTATGTTGAGGCATTTGTGGAGCCGGAGACCGTGGTCAACGAGATGTCGGTCGTTGTGGTTGATGAAAGCGGTGCCTTCATCCGCCGCCGCATCGGCGGGCCTAAGGGGATTGACGCGGTGGCGAAGCTTCTGGGCTGCGATGTCTATGACGTCGAAGAGACTGGTTACCCGCAGCGCATGCGCGAGCGCATCGAGCGAGAGCGCATTCTGCGCAAACGTGAGGAACAGCGCGAGCGCCGCGAACGTTTTGAGCAGCGCCAGCAGCAGAATGAGCGCGACGACAGATAA
- the gcvP gene encoding aminomethyl-transferring glycine dehydrogenase translates to MDFISRHLGPDAAERETMLKAVGYDSVDALVDAALPTSIRATEALNLPEALSEDDAQAKLREYASQNVVLKSFYGQGYSDTLTPAVIRRGLLEDAGWYTAYTPYQPEISQGRLEALLNFQTMIESLTGLPIANASLLDEASATAEAIGLMARAVKKGRRVLLDSRLHPQVLAVAAERARAIELEVEIADVRDGIVGEDLVGAVLAYTGTEGDIVDPRVAIEELHTRGALAAVVADPLSLLLLEAPGSMGADIVLGSSQRFGVPLFFGGPHAAFMSVTDKLKRQLPGRIVGVSKDAAGRPAYRLALQTREQHIRRERATSNICTAQALLANVASMYAVYHGPQGLQEIAQRVHDRASAFAAAVTDAGKEIISRDFFDTVTVTGVAAAAIKAQLQEQGYLVRAIGTDKVSVSFGESATNEDVNTLAAAFGAADSADSEPAASGSFEIPSSVQRSEEPLQHEIFNSIHSETQMLRYLRTLADKDLALDRTMIPLGSCTMKLNPTSAMEPISWPEFAGIHPYAPEETTAGWRALIDELESWLAEITGYAQVSIQPNAGSQGELAGLLAIRRYHVANGDHGRDVILIPASAHGTNAASATLANLRVVVVKTADDGSIDVADLDAKLEQHGEHVAGIMITYPSTHGVFDPEVREVCDKVHAAGGQVYIDGANMNALAGWARPGAFGGDVSHLNLHKTFTIPHGGGGPGVGPVGVAKHLVPFLPTDANDPQLDPTQPAAEGTGVPSTASRYGSAGVLPISWSYLAMVGSQGLTEATSHAILGANYLAQSLKDSFPVLYTGNAGLVAHECIFDLRELTDASGVTAADVAKRLVDYGFHAPTLSFPVAGTLMVEPTESEDLGELDRFIEAMRSIRAEIQEIIDGQVAYEDSVIHHAPFNAESVAADEWNFAFSRQQAAYPVTSLRANKYFPPVRRIDEAYGDRNLVCTCPPPEAFDYSDENQEV, encoded by the coding sequence ATGGATTTCATCTCTCGTCACCTCGGCCCCGATGCAGCCGAGCGTGAGACGATGCTCAAGGCAGTGGGCTATGACAGCGTGGACGCGCTTGTCGATGCCGCCCTGCCGACCTCCATCCGCGCCACCGAGGCGCTCAACCTCCCGGAGGCTTTGAGCGAAGATGATGCACAGGCGAAGCTGCGCGAGTACGCCTCCCAGAACGTCGTGCTGAAGTCCTTCTATGGCCAGGGTTACTCCGATACCCTCACCCCGGCGGTCATTCGTCGCGGGCTGCTGGAGGATGCCGGCTGGTACACCGCCTACACGCCCTACCAGCCGGAAATTTCGCAGGGCCGCCTCGAGGCACTGCTGAACTTCCAGACCATGATTGAGTCCCTGACCGGCCTTCCCATCGCCAACGCCTCGCTTCTCGACGAAGCCTCCGCCACCGCCGAGGCCATCGGCCTGATGGCCCGCGCGGTGAAGAAGGGCCGTCGCGTGCTGTTGGATTCGCGCTTGCACCCGCAGGTTCTCGCCGTGGCCGCCGAGCGTGCCCGAGCCATCGAGCTGGAGGTCGAGATTGCTGATGTCCGCGATGGCATCGTCGGCGAAGACCTCGTTGGCGCAGTTCTGGCCTACACCGGAACCGAAGGCGATATCGTCGACCCGCGCGTTGCCATCGAGGAGCTGCACACCCGCGGCGCCCTGGCTGCCGTCGTGGCTGACCCGCTGTCGCTGCTCCTTCTGGAAGCACCTGGTTCGATGGGCGCAGACATCGTCCTCGGCTCCTCGCAGCGCTTCGGCGTCCCGCTCTTCTTTGGTGGTCCGCACGCGGCCTTCATGTCCGTCACGGATAAGCTCAAGCGCCAGCTTCCGGGCCGCATCGTGGGCGTGTCCAAGGACGCCGCCGGCCGCCCCGCTTACCGTCTGGCCCTGCAGACCCGCGAGCAGCATATCCGTCGCGAGCGCGCGACCTCCAATATCTGTACCGCGCAGGCCCTCTTGGCCAATGTGGCCTCCATGTATGCCGTCTACCACGGCCCGCAGGGGCTGCAGGAGATTGCGCAGCGTGTGCACGACCGCGCTTCTGCTTTCGCTGCAGCAGTCACCGACGCGGGCAAGGAAATTATCTCCCGTGACTTCTTCGACACCGTGACTGTCACAGGCGTGGCTGCCGCCGCCATCAAGGCTCAGCTGCAGGAGCAGGGCTACCTGGTGCGCGCCATCGGCACGGACAAGGTCTCGGTCTCCTTCGGCGAGTCCGCCACCAACGAGGATGTCAACACCCTGGCCGCTGCCTTCGGCGCCGCAGACTCCGCTGATTCCGAGCCAGCCGCGTCTGGCTCCTTCGAGATTCCGTCCTCCGTCCAGCGCTCCGAGGAGCCGCTGCAGCACGAGATCTTCAACTCCATCCACTCCGAGACCCAGATGCTGCGCTACCTGCGCACCCTGGCGGATAAGGACTTAGCACTCGACCGCACGATGATCCCGCTGGGCTCGTGCACGATGAAGCTCAACCCCACCTCCGCCATGGAACCCATCTCTTGGCCGGAGTTCGCGGGCATTCACCCCTATGCCCCGGAGGAAACCACCGCTGGCTGGCGCGCGCTGATCGACGAGCTCGAGTCCTGGCTCGCCGAAATCACCGGCTACGCGCAGGTTTCCATCCAGCCAAATGCTGGTTCCCAAGGCGAGCTGGCAGGCCTGTTGGCCATCCGCCGCTACCACGTGGCCAACGGCGACCACGGCCGCGATGTCATCCTCATCCCTGCCTCGGCACACGGCACCAACGCCGCGTCGGCGACGTTGGCCAACCTGCGCGTTGTAGTGGTCAAGACCGCTGACGATGGCTCCATTGATGTTGCTGATCTCGATGCCAAGCTCGAGCAGCACGGTGAGCACGTCGCCGGCATCATGATTACCTACCCCTCCACCCACGGCGTCTTCGACCCGGAAGTGCGCGAGGTCTGCGACAAGGTCCACGCGGCAGGCGGCCAGGTCTACATCGACGGCGCGAACATGAACGCGCTGGCCGGTTGGGCCCGTCCGGGTGCTTTCGGTGGCGATGTCTCCCACCTCAACCTGCACAAGACTTTCACCATCCCGCACGGCGGAGGTGGCCCGGGCGTGGGCCCGGTGGGCGTCGCCAAGCACTTGGTACCTTTCCTGCCGACGGATGCCAACGATCCCCAGCTGGACCCCACACAGCCGGCCGCAGAAGGCACCGGCGTGCCGTCCACCGCATCGCGCTACGGCTCGGCCGGCGTGCTGCCGATTTCATGGTCTTATCTGGCCATGGTGGGCTCGCAAGGACTCACGGAGGCCACGAGCCATGCCATCCTCGGCGCGAACTACCTAGCGCAGAGCCTGAAGGATTCCTTCCCCGTTCTCTACACGGGTAATGCCGGCCTGGTGGCGCATGAATGCATCTTTGACCTGCGCGAGCTGACCGACGCCTCCGGCGTCACCGCCGCCGATGTGGCCAAGCGCCTTGTGGACTACGGCTTCCACGCGCCGACCCTGTCCTTCCCGGTCGCCGGCACCCTCATGGTGGAGCCCACCGAGTCCGAGGACCTGGGTGAGCTGGACCGCTTCATCGAGGCTATGCGCTCCATCCGCGCCGAAATCCAGGAGATTATCGACGGCCAGGTGGCCTACGAGGACTCCGTCATCCACCATGCACCGTTCAACGCCGAGTCCGTCGCCGCCGACGAGTGGAACTTTGCCTTTAGCCGCCAGCAGGCCGCCTACCCGGTGACCTCCCTGCGCGCTAATAAGTATTTCCCGCCGGTACGCCGCATCGACGAGGCCTACGGTGACCGCAACCTGGTGTGCACCTGCCCGCCGCCAGAGGCCTTTGACTACTCCGACGAGAACCAGGAGGTTTAA
- the gcvH gene encoding glycine cleavage system protein GcvH, giving the protein MANLPSDFSYSEDHEWINATADSVVGSTVRIGITSVATDRLGEVVFAELPAVGDTVEHGETCGEVESTKSVSDLYSPVTGTVTAVNEAVHDDYAIINNDPFGEGWLFEVEVSEVGELMTADEYASANGVD; this is encoded by the coding sequence ATGGCTAACCTTCCTTCCGATTTCTCCTACTCCGAGGACCACGAGTGGATCAACGCCACCGCTGACTCCGTCGTTGGTTCCACCGTCCGCATCGGCATCACCTCCGTGGCCACTGACCGCCTGGGTGAAGTCGTCTTCGCCGAGCTGCCGGCCGTGGGCGATACCGTCGAGCACGGCGAGACCTGCGGCGAGGTGGAGTCCACCAAGTCCGTGTCTGACCTCTACTCGCCTGTCACCGGCACCGTGACCGCCGTCAACGAGGCCGTGCACGATGACTACGCAATCATCAACAACGATCCCTTCGGTGAGGGCTGGCTCTTCGAGGTCGAGGTCTCTGAGGTCGGCGAGCTGATGACCGCCGACGAATACGCCTCCGCCAACGGCGTTGACTAA
- a CDS encoding DUF4191 domain-containing protein codes for MANDDKASLKEAKKQERAAKRAQRKQNWSQMWQAFNMQRKQDKALIPIMLAAFLGMGLLFFLIGMLFNGQWFMLIIGLGLGAMLAMFLFTRRLERDMYKKVEDQPGVAGWALEQQLRNTVGVVWKVKPGVAATRQQDLVHRVIGNSGVIFVVEGDRKRVAPTLNRLKKRVDRLAGGVPVYEVFVGNGEDEVPVSKLRTHIMKLPRNYNKNETYENIRRIEAMDDLPGTTPGLPKGPMPRQAQNMAGMNRRMRRMQERKGGK; via the coding sequence ATGGCTAACGACGACAAGGCATCGCTGAAGGAAGCGAAGAAGCAGGAGCGCGCAGCAAAGCGCGCCCAGCGCAAGCAGAACTGGTCACAGATGTGGCAAGCGTTCAACATGCAGCGCAAGCAGGACAAGGCTCTCATCCCCATCATGCTGGCTGCGTTCTTGGGCATGGGCTTGCTCTTCTTCCTTATCGGCATGCTCTTCAACGGCCAGTGGTTCATGCTCATCATTGGCTTGGGTCTTGGCGCGATGCTCGCCATGTTCCTGTTCACCCGCCGCCTTGAGCGCGACATGTACAAGAAGGTGGAAGACCAACCTGGTGTCGCCGGTTGGGCTTTGGAGCAGCAGCTACGCAACACCGTTGGTGTGGTGTGGAAGGTTAAGCCGGGCGTGGCTGCGACCCGCCAGCAGGATCTGGTTCACCGCGTGATTGGTAACTCGGGCGTCATTTTCGTCGTCGAGGGTGACCGCAAGCGCGTCGCCCCTACTCTCAACCGTTTGAAGAAGCGCGTCGACCGCCTGGCTGGCGGCGTGCCGGTGTACGAGGTCTTCGTGGGCAATGGCGAGGATGAGGTTCCGGTGTCCAAGCTGCGCACCCACATCATGAAGCTGCCGCGCAACTACAACAAGAACGAAACCTACGAGAACATTCGCCGCATCGAGGCCATGGATGATCTTCCGGGCACCACCCCGGGTCTGCCCAAGGGCCCGATGCCCCGACAGGCTCAGAACATGGCGGGCATGAACCGCCGCATGCGCCGCATGCAGGAGCGCAAGGGCGGCAAATAA